A genomic region of Streptomyces rimosus contains the following coding sequences:
- a CDS encoding ABC transporter permease produces the protein MSRAEAPGSALDTGTHPGAGGAEVRRTPRPLWSLGLLRNEIGTTFRRWRTLVLLAVLAAVPVLIGIAVKIETSGDGGGSGGGGGGGAAFVSQITNNGLFLVFTALAVTLPVFLPLAVGVVAGDAVAGEAHTGTLRYLLVAPAGRTKLLLVKYATTLTFCLVATLVVAASALVTGALLFPVGEVTLLSGTTVPFGEGLLRALAIAAVVALSLVGVAAIGLFVSTLTNSGIAAMATTVGLLIMVQILDTIPQLHAIQPYLFPHHWLSFADVLRDPVYWDRLQQNLGLQALYALVFGSAAWARFTTRDVTV, from the coding sequence ATGTCGCGGGCTGAGGCGCCGGGGAGCGCGCTGGACACCGGGACGCATCCCGGGGCAGGGGGCGCCGAGGTGCGCCGTACGCCGCGGCCCCTGTGGTCGCTCGGCCTGCTGCGCAACGAGATCGGTACGACCTTCCGGCGCTGGCGCACCCTCGTCCTGCTCGCCGTACTCGCCGCCGTACCCGTCCTGATCGGCATCGCCGTGAAGATCGAGACGAGCGGCGACGGCGGTGGCTCGGGCGGCGGTGGCGGTGGCGGCGCGGCCTTCGTCTCGCAGATCACCAACAACGGCCTGTTCCTGGTCTTCACCGCGCTGGCCGTCACCCTGCCGGTCTTCCTGCCGCTGGCGGTCGGCGTGGTCGCCGGGGACGCCGTCGCGGGCGAGGCGCACACCGGCACGCTGCGCTATCTGCTCGTCGCACCCGCCGGGCGGACCAAACTGCTGCTGGTCAAGTACGCGACCACGCTGACGTTCTGCCTGGTGGCGACGCTGGTCGTGGCGGCGTCGGCGCTGGTGACCGGCGCGCTGCTGTTTCCCGTGGGCGAGGTGACACTGCTGTCCGGGACGACCGTGCCGTTCGGCGAGGGGCTGCTGCGCGCGCTGGCCATCGCGGCGGTGGTGGCCCTGTCCCTCGTCGGGGTGGCGGCGATCGGCCTGTTCGTCTCGACGCTCACCAACAGCGGCATCGCCGCGATGGCCACCACGGTCGGCCTGTTGATCATGGTGCAGATCCTGGACACCATCCCGCAGCTGCACGCGATCCAGCCGTACCTCTTCCCGCACCACTGGCTGTCCTTCGCCGACGTGCTGCGCGACCCCGTCTACTGGGACCGGCTCCAGCAGAACCTCGGCCTCCAGGCGCTGTACGCGCTGGTCTTCGGCTCCGCCGCCTGGGCGCGCTTCACGACGCGGGACGTCACGGTCTGA
- a CDS encoding M28 family metallopeptidase, whose translation MVGLIVAIPGAAGAAIAAPAAPRSTAPTTAAAPDIPVANVKAHLGQLQSIATANGGNRAHGRPGYRASLDYIKGKLDAAGFTTTVQQFTTSGTTGYNLIADWPGGDPNQILMTGAHLDSVSAGPGINDNGSGSAAVLENALAVARAAAKPAKHLRFGWWGAEELGMRGSQYYVSKLTATERAKFSGYLNFDMVGSPNPGYFVYDDDRTIEGVFKDYYASVNIPTEIETEGDGRSDHAPFKNAGIAVGGLFSGADYTKTAAQAQKWGGTAGQPFDRCYHRSCDTSSNINDTALDRNSDAIAHAVWTLGVGSTTPPGGTVFENTDDVQIPDAGAAVTSSVTVSGRTGNAPSALQVGVDIKHTYRGDLAIDLVGPSGRAYRLKNSSGSDSAANVITTYTVDASAETANGTWQLRVQDLGPQDTGYIDSWKLTF comes from the coding sequence GTGGTCGGCCTGATCGTTGCGATACCCGGGGCGGCCGGTGCGGCCATCGCCGCGCCCGCCGCCCCCCGCTCCACCGCCCCCACCACGGCCGCCGCCCCCGACATACCGGTGGCCAACGTCAAAGCCCACCTGGGCCAGCTCCAGTCGATCGCCACCGCCAACGGCGGCAACCGGGCCCACGGCCGGCCCGGCTACCGGGCCTCGCTCGACTACATCAAGGGCAAGCTGGACGCCGCGGGATTCACCACCACCGTGCAGCAGTTCACCACCAGCGGCACCACCGGCTACAACCTCATCGCCGACTGGCCGGGCGGCGACCCGAACCAGATCCTGATGACCGGCGCGCACCTCGACTCGGTCAGCGCGGGCCCCGGCATCAACGACAACGGCTCCGGCTCGGCCGCGGTCCTCGAAAACGCGCTGGCCGTCGCCCGCGCCGCCGCCAAGCCCGCCAAGCACCTGCGGTTCGGCTGGTGGGGCGCCGAGGAACTGGGGATGCGCGGCTCCCAGTACTACGTCAGCAAGCTGACCGCGACGGAGCGCGCGAAGTTCAGCGGCTACCTGAACTTCGACATGGTCGGCTCCCCCAATCCCGGCTATTTCGTCTACGACGACGACCGCACCATCGAGGGCGTCTTCAAGGACTACTACGCCTCGGTGAACATCCCCACGGAGATCGAGACCGAGGGCGACGGCCGCAGCGACCACGCGCCGTTCAAGAACGCCGGCATCGCCGTCGGCGGCCTGTTCTCCGGCGCCGACTACACCAAGACGGCCGCCCAGGCACAGAAGTGGGGCGGTACGGCGGGCCAGCCCTTCGACCGCTGCTACCACCGCTCCTGCGACACCTCGTCGAACATCAACGACACCGCCCTGGACCGCAACAGCGACGCCATCGCGCACGCGGTGTGGACCCTGGGCGTCGGCTCGACGACCCCGCCCGGCGGCACCGTCTTCGAGAACACCGACGACGTCCAGATCCCGGACGCGGGGGCCGCGGTCACCTCGTCGGTGACGGTCTCCGGGCGTACGGGCAACGCGCCGTCCGCCTTGCAGGTCGGGGTGGACATCAAGCACACCTACCGCGGTGACCTGGCCATCGACCTCGTCGGGCCGAGCGGGCGGGCGTACCGGCTGAAGAACTCCAGCGGCTCGGACTCGGCGGCGAACGTGATCACCACGTACACCGTCGACGCGTCCGCCGAAACGGCCAACGGCACCTGGCAGCTGCGGGTGCAGGACCTCGGGCCGCAGGACACCGGCTACATCGACAGCTGGAAGCTCACCTTCTGA
- the rarD gene encoding EamA family transporter RarD → MPPQSDQRTGLVYGTAAYVMWGLLPLYWHLLGDLAPAEILAHRMVWSLPVAVVILALMRRWSWIPKLVRQPRRLGLVLICATVISVNWFLYIWAVNSGHVLEASLGYFINPLVSIAFGVLVLRERLRPLQWTAVGVGTAAVVVMAVAYGQVPWISLALAFTFATYGLVKKGVKLDGIEGFSAETAMQFLPALGILVFLGARGEAGFTSGGVGQMLLLMGCGVATALPLIAFGASAVRLPLTVLGMLQYLAPTFQFVLGLLVFHEEMPPERWAGFGLVWLALVVLTYDAIRTARSARTALATARKAAQEAVEETAAALAPAGSTPQSAAQADTVKP, encoded by the coding sequence TTGCCACCCCAGTCCGACCAGCGCACAGGACTCGTCTACGGCACCGCCGCGTACGTGATGTGGGGCCTGCTCCCGCTGTACTGGCACCTGCTGGGCGACCTGGCCCCTGCCGAGATCCTGGCCCACCGCATGGTGTGGTCGCTGCCGGTGGCCGTGGTGATCCTGGCCCTGATGCGCCGCTGGTCCTGGATACCGAAGCTGGTGCGGCAGCCCCGGCGGCTCGGCCTGGTGCTGATCTGCGCCACGGTCATCTCCGTCAACTGGTTCCTGTACATCTGGGCCGTCAACAGCGGGCACGTCCTCGAAGCCAGCCTGGGCTACTTCATCAACCCGCTGGTCAGCATCGCCTTCGGCGTCCTGGTGCTGCGCGAGCGGCTGCGGCCGTTGCAGTGGACGGCGGTCGGCGTGGGCACCGCGGCGGTGGTCGTGATGGCCGTGGCGTACGGCCAGGTGCCCTGGATCTCGCTCGCCCTGGCGTTCACGTTCGCCACGTACGGCCTGGTCAAGAAGGGCGTGAAGCTGGACGGCATCGAGGGCTTCAGCGCCGAGACGGCGATGCAGTTCCTGCCCGCGCTCGGCATCCTGGTCTTCCTCGGCGCGCGCGGCGAGGCCGGGTTCACCAGCGGCGGGGTGGGGCAGATGCTGCTGCTCATGGGCTGCGGCGTGGCCACCGCGCTGCCGCTGATCGCCTTCGGCGCCTCGGCGGTGCGGCTGCCGCTGACCGTGCTCGGCATGCTCCAGTACCTGGCGCCGACCTTCCAGTTCGTCCTCGGCCTGCTGGTCTTTCACGAGGAGATGCCGCCGGAGCGCTGGGCGGGCTTCGGTCTGGTGTGGCTGGCGCTGGTGGTGCTGACGTACGACGCGATCCGTACCGCCCGCTCGGCCCGTACGGCGCTGGCCACCGCCCGTAAGGCGGCCCAGGAGGCGGTCGAGGAGACGGCCGCCGCGCTGGCACCGGCCGGCAGCACGCCGCAGTCCGCCGCCCAGGCGGACACCGTCAAGCCCTGA
- a CDS encoding 2-oxoacid:ferredoxin oxidoreductase subunit beta, with the protein MTETIAEGTQAIEALSLVPKAEGKQSMKDFKSDQEVRWCPGCGDYAVLAAVQGFMPELGLAKENIVFVSGIGCSSRFPYYMNTYGMHSIHGRAPAIATGLASSRRDLSVWVVTGDGDALSIGGNHLIHALRRNVNLKILLFNNRIYGLTKGQYSPTSEVGKITKSTPMGSLDAPFNPVSLAIGAEASFVARTVDSDRKHLTSVLRAAAAHPGTALVEIYQNCNIFNDGAFEVLKDKQQAEEAVIRLEHGQPIRFGAPAEDGLGSKGVVRDPATGDLKIIDVTAEGADAVLVHDARNPSPTTAFALSRLADPDTLHHTPIGVLRNVDRPVYDTLMSDQLEAAIEQKGKGDLASLLAGNDTWTVVG; encoded by the coding sequence ATGACTGAGACGATCGCGGAGGGGACCCAGGCGATCGAGGCGCTTTCCCTGGTGCCCAAGGCCGAGGGCAAGCAGTCCATGAAGGACTTCAAGTCCGACCAGGAAGTGCGCTGGTGCCCCGGCTGCGGTGATTACGCGGTGCTCGCCGCCGTGCAGGGCTTCATGCCCGAACTCGGTCTGGCGAAGGAGAACATCGTCTTCGTCTCGGGCATCGGCTGTTCGTCCCGGTTCCCGTACTACATGAACACCTACGGGATGCACTCCATCCACGGCCGCGCCCCGGCCATCGCCACCGGCCTGGCGTCCTCGCGCCGCGATCTGTCGGTGTGGGTCGTCACCGGCGACGGCGACGCGCTGTCCATCGGCGGCAACCACCTGATCCACGCGCTGCGCCGCAACGTCAACCTCAAGATCCTGCTGTTCAACAACCGGATCTACGGTCTGACCAAGGGCCAGTACAGCCCCACCTCCGAGGTCGGCAAGATCACCAAGTCGACGCCGATGGGCTCGCTGGACGCGCCCTTCAACCCGGTCTCGCTGGCCATCGGCGCCGAGGCGTCCTTCGTGGCCCGCACCGTCGACTCCGACCGCAAGCACCTGACCAGCGTGCTGCGCGCGGCCGCCGCCCACCCGGGCACGGCGCTGGTGGAGATCTACCAGAACTGCAACATCTTCAACGACGGCGCCTTCGAGGTCCTCAAGGACAAGCAGCAGGCCGAGGAGGCCGTGATCCGCCTGGAGCACGGACAGCCGATCCGCTTCGGCGCGCCCGCCGAGGACGGCCTCGGCTCCAAGGGCGTGGTACGCGATCCGGCCACCGGCGATCTGAAGATCATCGACGTGACGGCGGAAGGCGCGGACGCGGTGCTCGTCCACGACGCGCGCAACCCCTCGCCGACCACCGCCTTCGCGCTGTCCCGCCTCGCCGACCCGGACACACTGCACCACACCCCCATCGGCGTGCTGCGCAACGTGGACCGCCCGGTCTACGACACGCTGATGAGCGACCAGCTGGAAGCGGCCATCGAGCAGAAGGGCAAGGGCGACCTCGCCTCGCTGCTGGCCGGCAACGACACCTGGACGGTGGTCGGCTGA
- a CDS encoding 2-oxoacid:acceptor oxidoreductase subunit alpha: MTSQVSSQAEQADGALTGEPQAPGTGAGADGGKNGGKEVRRLDRVIIRFAGDSGDGMQLTGDRFTSETATFGNDLSTLPNFPAEIRAPAGTLPGVSSFQLHFADHDILTPGDAPNVLVAMNPAALKANLGDVPRGAEIIVNTDEFTKRPMAKVGYEVSPLEDGTLSAYNVHPVPLTTLTIEALKDFGLSRKEAERSKNMFALGLLSWMYHRPTEGTEAFLRQKFAKKPDIAEANVAAFRAGWNFGETTEDFAVSYEVAPATQAFPTGTYRNISGNLALSYGLIAAGQQADLPLYLGSYPITPASDILHELSKHKNFGVRTFQAEDEIAGIGAALGAAFGGALAVTTTSGPGVALKSETIGLAVSLELPLVIVDIQRGGPSTGLPTKTEQADLLQAMYGRNGEAPVPIVAPRTPADCFDAALDAARIALTYRTPVFLLSDGYLANGSEPWRIPELDQLPDLRVQFANDTNHTLADGTEVFWPYKRDEQTLARPWAVPGTPGLEHRIGGIEKQDGTGNISYDPANHDFMVRTRQAKIDGIEVPDLEVDDPTAEAAVRDGQGAAAVRGADTLVLGWGSTYGPITAAVRRVRRDGGRIAQAHLRHLNPFPRNLGAVLARYDKVVVPEMNLGQLATLLRAKYLVDARSYTQVSGMPFKAEQLAEVFKEAIND; encoded by the coding sequence GTGACCAGCCAGGTCAGCAGCCAAGCCGAGCAGGCCGACGGAGCGCTCACCGGGGAGCCGCAGGCTCCCGGGACCGGCGCCGGAGCCGACGGCGGGAAGAACGGCGGTAAAGAGGTACGTCGCCTGGACCGGGTGATCATCCGGTTCGCGGGCGACTCCGGTGACGGTATGCAGCTCACGGGCGACCGGTTCACGTCCGAGACGGCGACCTTCGGCAACGACCTGTCGACGCTGCCGAACTTCCCCGCCGAGATCCGGGCCCCCGCCGGCACCCTGCCGGGCGTCTCCAGCTTCCAGCTGCACTTCGCGGACCACGACATCCTCACCCCGGGCGACGCGCCCAACGTGCTGGTGGCCATGAACCCGGCCGCGCTGAAGGCGAACCTCGGCGACGTGCCGCGCGGCGCGGAGATCATCGTCAACACCGACGAGTTCACCAAGCGGCCGATGGCGAAGGTGGGCTATGAGGTCAGTCCGCTGGAGGACGGCACGCTGTCGGCGTACAACGTCCACCCGGTGCCGCTGACGACGCTGACCATCGAGGCGCTCAAGGACTTCGGGCTGTCCCGCAAGGAGGCCGAGCGCTCCAAGAACATGTTCGCGCTGGGCCTGCTGTCGTGGATGTACCACCGGCCGACCGAGGGCACCGAAGCGTTCCTGCGGCAGAAGTTCGCCAAGAAGCCGGACATCGCCGAGGCCAACGTCGCCGCGTTCCGCGCGGGCTGGAACTTCGGTGAGACCACCGAGGACTTCGCGGTCTCCTACGAGGTCGCGCCAGCCACCCAGGCGTTCCCGACGGGGACGTACCGCAACATCTCCGGCAACCTCGCCCTGTCGTACGGCCTGATCGCCGCCGGGCAGCAGGCCGACCTGCCGCTGTACCTGGGCTCGTACCCGATCACGCCGGCCTCGGACATCCTGCACGAGCTGAGCAAGCACAAGAACTTCGGCGTGCGCACCTTCCAGGCCGAGGACGAGATCGCCGGCATCGGCGCGGCGCTGGGCGCCGCTTTCGGCGGTGCGCTCGCGGTGACCACCACCTCGGGCCCGGGCGTGGCGCTGAAGTCGGAGACCATCGGGCTCGCGGTCTCCCTCGAACTGCCGCTGGTGATCGTGGACATCCAGCGCGGCGGGCCGTCCACCGGCCTGCCCACCAAGACCGAGCAGGCCGACCTGCTGCAGGCGATGTACGGGCGCAACGGCGAGGCGCCGGTGCCGATCGTCGCGCCGCGCACGCCCGCCGACTGCTTCGACGCGGCGCTGGACGCGGCGCGCATCGCGCTGACGTACCGCACGCCGGTCTTCCTGCTGTCCGACGGCTACCTGGCCAACGGCTCCGAGCCGTGGCGCATCCCGGAGCTCGACCAACTGCCGGATCTGCGCGTGCAGTTCGCGAACGACACGAACCACACGCTGGCCGACGGCACCGAGGTGTTCTGGCCGTACAAGCGCGACGAGCAGACCCTCGCCCGTCCGTGGGCGGTGCCCGGCACGCCCGGTCTGGAGCACCGGATCGGCGGCATCGAGAAGCAGGACGGCACGGGCAACATCTCCTACGATCCGGCCAACCACGACTTCATGGTGCGCACCCGCCAGGCGAAGATCGACGGCATCGAGGTGCCGGACCTGGAGGTCGACGACCCGACCGCGGAGGCGGCCGTCCGCGACGGCCAGGGCGCGGCCGCCGTGCGGGGCGCCGACACCCTGGTGCTGGGCTGGGGCTCGACGTACGGGCCGATCACCGCGGCGGTGCGGCGCGTACGCCGCGACGGCGGGCGGATCGCGCAGGCGCATCTGCGCCACCTCAACCCCTTCCCGCGGAATCTCGGCGCGGTGCTGGCACGTTACGACAAGGTGGTCGTACCGGAGATGAACCTCGGCCAGCTCGCCACCCTGCTGCGGGCCAAGTACCTCGTGGATGCCCGCTCGTACACCCAGGTCAGCGGGATGCCGTTCAAGGCCGAGCAGCTTGCGGAGGTCTTTAAGGAGGCCATCAATGACTGA
- a CDS encoding response regulator transcription factor has product MRVVIAEDSVLLREGLTRLLTDRGHDVVAGVGDAEALIKVIGELAAEGGLPDVVVADVRMPPTHTDEGVRAAVRLRRDHPGLGVLVLSQYVEEQYATELLAGSSHGVGYLLKDRVAEVREFVDAVVRVAEGGTALDPEVVAQLLGRSRKQDVLANLTPREREVLGLMAEGRTNSAIARQLVVSDGAVEKHVSNIFLKLGLSQSDGDHRRVLAVLTYLNS; this is encoded by the coding sequence GTGCGGGTGGTCATCGCCGAGGACTCGGTGCTGCTTCGGGAGGGGCTGACCCGGTTGCTGACCGACCGTGGACACGATGTCGTCGCGGGGGTGGGCGACGCCGAGGCGCTGATCAAGGTCATCGGGGAGCTGGCCGCCGAGGGCGGGCTGCCGGACGTGGTCGTGGCGGACGTACGGATGCCGCCGACGCACACGGACGAGGGGGTACGGGCCGCGGTGCGGCTGCGGCGCGACCATCCGGGGCTGGGGGTGCTGGTGCTGTCGCAGTACGTGGAGGAGCAGTACGCGACGGAATTGCTGGCGGGATCCAGTCACGGCGTCGGCTATCTCCTCAAGGACCGGGTAGCCGAAGTGCGGGAGTTCGTCGACGCGGTGGTCCGGGTCGCCGAGGGGGGAACCGCGCTCGACCCCGAAGTGGTCGCGCAGCTCCTGGGCCGCAGCCGTAAGCAGGACGTGCTGGCGAACCTCACGCCACGGGAGCGGGAGGTCCTGGGGCTGATGGCCGAGGGGCGGACGAACTCCGCGATCGCACGGCAGCTGGTGGTGAGCGACGGTGCGGTGGAGAAGCACGTCAGCAACATCTTCCTCAAGTTGGGCCTGTCGCAGAGTGACGGGGATCACCGTCGGGTGCTGGCCGTCCTCACCTATCTCAACTCCTGA
- a CDS encoding sensor histidine kinase, with the protein MDTAYGSHPPASRVPTALRAPFSGRTWREFLYLLLSLPMSVVMFCYAVTMVSLGAGLLVTFLGIPVLAGALMGCRAMGALERVRARGLLELDVDPPEPIRAAKPGFLSWVGAVLKSGVSWRHLLYSILHFPWAIFAFCFSVTFWSVGWTLLLYPVWQWTFPAYLDQPGIQLWGNGHGDGVYLDTPAGMAVASATGLLLVLAGPWVIRGLTHVDRVLVHGLLGPSPLATRVTELETDRGVVVDTAAADLRRIERDLHDGAQARLVALAMDLGLAKEKLAEDPQAAAKMVDEAHGEVKVALQELRDLARGIHPAILTDRGLGPALSALAARCTVPVKVEVDLDHRPAAAIEGITYFTVSELLQNVSKHARATAATVDVWHAGDRIMVLVTDNGQGGATTEAGSGLAGLAERLGSVDGLLVVDSPVGGPTSITAELPWRG; encoded by the coding sequence ATGGACACCGCGTACGGATCCCATCCCCCGGCCTCACGCGTACCCACCGCGCTGCGGGCCCCGTTCTCGGGGCGCACCTGGCGGGAGTTCCTCTACCTCCTCCTCAGCCTGCCCATGTCGGTCGTGATGTTCTGCTACGCCGTCACCATGGTCTCGCTCGGCGCCGGCCTGCTGGTCACCTTCCTGGGCATACCGGTCCTCGCGGGCGCGCTGATGGGGTGCCGGGCCATGGGCGCCCTGGAGCGGGTCAGGGCGCGCGGCCTGCTGGAGCTGGACGTGGACCCCCCGGAGCCGATACGCGCCGCCAAGCCGGGCTTCCTGAGCTGGGTCGGCGCGGTCCTCAAGAGCGGCGTCTCCTGGCGCCACCTCCTGTACTCGATCCTGCACTTCCCCTGGGCGATCTTCGCCTTCTGCTTCTCGGTGACGTTCTGGTCGGTGGGCTGGACGCTGCTGCTCTACCCGGTGTGGCAGTGGACGTTCCCCGCCTACCTCGACCAGCCCGGCATCCAGCTGTGGGGCAACGGACACGGCGACGGCGTCTACCTGGACACCCCCGCCGGGATGGCGGTGGCCAGCGCGACCGGGCTGCTGCTGGTCCTGGCCGGCCCGTGGGTGATACGCGGGCTGACGCACGTGGACCGGGTCCTGGTGCACGGCCTGCTCGGCCCCTCCCCGCTCGCCACGCGCGTCACGGAGCTGGAGACGGACCGCGGGGTGGTCGTGGACACCGCCGCCGCCGACCTGCGGCGCATCGAGCGCGACCTGCACGACGGCGCGCAGGCCCGGCTCGTGGCGCTGGCCATGGACCTGGGCCTGGCGAAGGAGAAGCTGGCCGAGGACCCGCAGGCCGCGGCCAAGATGGTCGACGAGGCGCACGGCGAGGTGAAGGTAGCCCTCCAGGAGCTGCGGGACCTGGCGCGCGGCATCCACCCGGCCATCCTCACCGACCGCGGTCTCGGCCCGGCCCTGTCGGCCCTCGCCGCCCGCTGCACCGTGCCGGTCAAGGTGGAGGTGGACCTGGACCACCGTCCGGCCGCGGCCATCGAGGGGATCACCTACTTCACCGTCTCCGAGCTGCTGCAGAACGTTTCCAAGCACGCGCGGGCGACCGCCGCCACCGTGGACGTGTGGCACGCGGGCGACCGGATCATGGTCCTGGTCACGGACAACGGCCAGGGCGGCGCGACCACGGAAGCGGGCAGCGGACTGGCGGGCCTGGCGGAGCGCCTCGGCTCGGTCGACGGCCTCCTCGTCGTCGACTCGCCCGTCGGCGGCCCGACGTCCATCACCGCCGAACTCCCCTGGCGCGGCTGA
- a CDS encoding sensor histidine kinase: MTARSAHDRRRDRPSGPAAPLAATGYGAGYGADEPLPPPRAALAPATWREVLHLLTDLLLGVPAFAVVTVWLVAGIGLSLTVVGLPLLAVGLLVCRQYGKLERARARRLLGVRVDEPSPLRAAGNGFFSWLWVRLKDPVGWRHALYAFIRLPWSVLTFPVVLTSLIVAWPALPWIARGLSNADRMMVRGLLSPSDELERRIAELKMDRATVSDTATADLRRIERDLHDGAQARLVALAMGLGLAKEKLLEDPDAAAQMVDEAHGEVKLALQELRDLARGIHPAILTDRGLGPALSALAARCTVPVKVAVDVAERPAPAIEGIAYFTVSELLQNVSKHSGARTARVEVWRAPDRLLIQVQDDGRGGARLDGGSGMAGLAERLGSVDGLFVLDSPVGGPTRVTAELPWRGREQERSGEKGRSKENGRGRERGQGRAGRAREGRTKSL; this comes from the coding sequence ATGACCGCACGCTCCGCTCATGACCGACGCCGTGACCGCCCCTCGGGCCCGGCCGCGCCACTGGCCGCCACCGGTTACGGCGCGGGGTACGGCGCCGACGAGCCCCTGCCGCCGCCGCGGGCCGCGCTCGCCCCCGCGACCTGGCGGGAGGTCCTGCACCTGCTCACCGATCTCCTGCTGGGCGTGCCCGCCTTCGCCGTGGTGACGGTGTGGCTGGTGGCGGGGATCGGGCTGTCCCTCACCGTCGTCGGGCTGCCGCTGCTCGCGGTGGGGCTCCTGGTGTGCCGCCAGTACGGGAAGCTGGAACGGGCCCGCGCGCGGCGCCTGTTGGGCGTACGCGTGGATGAGCCGAGCCCACTGCGCGCGGCGGGGAACGGTTTCTTCTCCTGGCTGTGGGTGCGGCTGAAGGACCCGGTCGGCTGGCGGCACGCGCTGTACGCGTTCATCCGGCTGCCGTGGTCGGTCCTCACCTTCCCGGTCGTGCTCACCTCGCTCATCGTGGCCTGGCCGGCGCTGCCCTGGATCGCGCGCGGGCTGTCGAACGCCGACCGGATGATGGTGCGCGGCCTGTTGTCCCCCTCCGACGAGCTGGAGCGGCGGATCGCCGAACTGAAGATGGACCGCGCGACGGTCTCCGACACCGCCACCGCCGACCTGCGGCGCATCGAACGCGACCTGCACGACGGCGCGCAGGCCCGGCTCGTGGCGCTGGCGATGGGGCTCGGGCTGGCGAAGGAGAAGCTGCTGGAGGACCCGGACGCGGCGGCGCAGATGGTCGACGAGGCGCACGGCGAGGTGAAGCTCGCCCTTCAGGAGCTGCGGGACCTCGCGCGCGGCATCCACCCGGCCATCCTCACCGACCGCGGCCTCGGTCCGGCCCTGTCGGCCCTCGCCGCCCGCTGCACCGTGCCGGTCAAGGTGGCGGTGGACGTGGCGGAACGGCCCGCGCCTGCCATCGAGGGCATCGCGTACTTCACCGTCTCCGAGCTGCTGCAGAACGTCTCCAAGCACAGCGGCGCGCGGACGGCGCGGGTCGAGGTCTGGCGCGCACCGGACCGGCTGCTGATCCAGGTCCAGGACGACGGGCGGGGCGGCGCGCGGCTGGACGGCGGCAGCGGCATGGCCGGGCTGGCGGAGCGGCTGGGGTCGGTGGACGGCCTCTTCGTCCTCGATTCCCCGGTCGGCGGCCCGACGCGGGTGACGGCCGAACTGCCGTGGCGGGGCCGCGAGCAGGAGCGGAGCGGGGAGAAGGGGCGGAGCAAGGAGAACGGGCGGGGGCGCGAGCGGGGGCAGGGCCGGGCGGGCCGAGCGCGTGAGGGCCGGACGAAGAGTCTGTGA
- a CDS encoding RDD family protein: MSEYQQGPYGQQGPYGQQGPYGQQGTYGQQGPYGQQGAYGQQGAYGGQGAYGYGQAPGYAAPGPQGYPYGAPQAGGPPMAMLGSQGARLGARLLDIVFQLVAMIVMFVVVGLLQAALPRDAAWLPPLLIGIPALIAVLLYEPFTNWKYGGTFGKQICGLRVAQLETGAPLTFGRSLGRWAIVFPMGFVPLLGLLNVLWCCWDEPYRQCLHDKVAGTVVVRRRAQ; the protein is encoded by the coding sequence ATGAGTGAGTACCAGCAGGGCCCGTACGGACAGCAGGGCCCGTACGGACAGCAGGGACCGTACGGGCAACAGGGGACATATGGGCAGCAGGGCCCGTACGGCCAGCAGGGGGCGTACGGGCAGCAAGGCGCGTACGGGGGACAGGGGGCCTACGGGTACGGGCAGGCGCCGGGCTATGCGGCGCCGGGACCGCAGGGCTACCCCTACGGAGCGCCGCAGGCGGGCGGGCCGCCCATGGCCATGCTGGGCAGTCAGGGCGCGCGGCTGGGGGCCCGGTTGCTGGATATCGTCTTCCAGCTCGTCGCGATGATCGTGATGTTCGTGGTGGTCGGCCTCCTCCAGGCCGCGCTGCCGCGCGACGCGGCCTGGCTTCCGCCGTTGCTGATAGGCATCCCCGCCCTCATCGCCGTGCTCCTGTACGAGCCGTTCACGAACTGGAAGTACGGCGGCACGTTCGGCAAGCAGATCTGCGGCCTGCGCGTCGCCCAGCTGGAGACCGGGGCGCCGCTGACGTTCGGGCGGTCGCTCGGGCGCTGGGCCATCGTCTTCCCGATGGGTTTCGTCCCGCTGCTGGGGCTGCTCAACGTGCTGTGGTGCTGCTGGGACGAGCCGTACCGGCAGTGTCTGCACGACAAGGTGGCCGGGACCGTGGTGGTCAGGCGCCGTGCGCAGTGA